The Archocentrus centrarchus isolate MPI-CPG fArcCen1 chromosome 7, fArcCen1, whole genome shotgun sequence genome window below encodes:
- the naca gene encoding nascent polypeptide-associated complex subunit alpha isoform X1, giving the protein MPGEATETVPVTEQEMHQPQVETGSGTESDSDESVPELEEQDSAQTQTQQAQLAAAAEIDEEPVSKAKQSRSEKKARKAMSKLGLRQVTGVTRVTIRKSKNILFVITKPDVYKSPASDTYIVFGEAKIEDLSQQAQLAAAEKFKVQGEAVSNIQENTQTPTVQEESEEEEVDETGVEVKDIELVMSQANVSRAKAVRALKNNNNDIVNAIMELTM; this is encoded by the exons ATGCCTGGTGAAGCCACAGAAACGGTCCCAGTCACCGAGCAGGAGATGCACCAGCCTCAAGTCGAGACTG GATCCGGCACCGAGTCTGACAGCGACGAGTCAGTTCCTGAGCTGGAGGAACAGGACTCTGCACAGACGCAGACACAGCAAGCTCAG CTTGCAGCAGCTGCCGAAATAGATGAGGAACCTGTCAGCAAAGCCAAACAGAGCCGCAGTGAAAAGAAGGCACGAAAG GCAATGTCAAAGCTTGGTCTCAGGCAGGTAACAGGAGTCACCAGGGTCACCATTCGCAAGTCAAAGAACATCTTGTTTGTCATCACCAAACCAGACGTCTACAAGAGCCCCGCATCAGACACATACATTGTTTTTGGGGAAGCTAAG ATTGAAGATCTTTCCCAGCAAGCCCAGCTGGCCGCTGCAGAAAAGTTCAAGGTACAGGGAGAAGCTGTATCAAACATccaggaaaacacacagacgCCCACAGTACAGGAGGAGAGCGAAGAAGAAGAG gtTGATGAGACCGGAGTTGAAGTCAAGGACATCGAACTCGTCATGTCACAAGCCAACGTGTCGAGGGCGAAGGCTGTACGCGCCCTGAAGAATAACAACAACGACATCGTCAATGCCATCATG GAGTTGACAATGTAA
- the prim1 gene encoding DNA primase small subunit, which translates to MPSSDYDPACLPDLLPLYYRRLFPFSQYYRWLSYGGVQKNYFQNREFSFTLKDDIYVRYQSFSTQSELEKEMQKMNPYKIDVGAVYSHRPSQHNTVKSGTFQALEKELVFDIDMTDYDDVRSCCSAADICSKCWTLMTIAIRILDRALRDDFGFQHRLWVYSGRRGVHCWVCDEAARKLSVAARSAVTEYLSLVKGGDETVKKVVLTEPIHPFISNSLDVVKEYFSRYALQDQDLMGSKESVDKVLALVPEDPRIYLQQEFEKEKKPEKRWKLIMTEAKRKQGTAKKGQYFEKEIMLQYCYPRLDANVSKGVNHLLKSPFSVHPKTGRISVPIDVSELDKFDPFSVPTISLICEELDRPRPSEEKETSEDAKEKEDEKDAAEKRKIRDYKRTSLAKYINCFDQFLDGMARSWKGELLRKSDLQKEF; encoded by the exons ATGCCATCTTCAGATTATGACCCGGCTTGTCTGCCGGACTTATTACCGCTGTACTACCGGCGGCTTTTCCCGTTCTCCCAGTATTACCGCTGGCTGAGCTATGGAGGAG TGCAGAAAAACTACTTTCAGAATCGCGAGTTCTCCTTCACCCTCAAAGATGACATCTATGTCCGCTACCAGTCATTCAGCACGCAGAGTGAGCTGGAGAAGGAAATGCAGAAGATGAACCCCTACAAGATCGACGTTGGAGCGGTGTACAGTCACAGG CCAAGTCAACACAACACTGTGAAGTCAGGAACCTTCCAGGCTCTGGAGAAGGAGCTGGTGTTTGATATTGATATGACAGATTATGATGATGTACGAAGCTGCTGCAG TGCTGCTGACATCTGCTCCAAGTGCTGGACCCTGATGACCATCGCCATCCGTATCCTGGATAGAGCTCTTCGAG ATGACTTTGGTTTCCAGCACCGGCTGTGGGTTTATTCTGGCAGAAGAGGAGTGCACTGTTGGGTGTGTGATGAAGCTGCGAGGAAACTCTCTGTAGCAGCGCGCTCTGCTGTGACAGAATACCTCAGCCTGGTCAAG ggtgGCGACGAAACAGTGAAGAAAGTAGTGCTGACTGAACCAATTCACCCTTTTATCAG TAACTCTCTGGATGTGGTGAAGGAATACTTTTCCCGATACGCACTACAAGACCAGGACCTGATGGGCAGCAAGGAGTCTGTAGACAAAGTGCTGGCGCTCGTTCCTGAGG ATCCAAGAATCTATCTGCAGCAGGAGTTTGAAAAGGAGAAGAAGCCCGAGAAACGTTGGAAACTGATTATGACAGAGGCTAAGAGGAAACAG GGCACTGCCAAGAAGGGCCAGTACTTTGAAAAAGAAATCATGCTGCAGTATTGTTACCCACGGCTCGACGCCAATGTCAGCAAAGGTGTAAACCATCTGCTGAAGAGTCCTTTCAGTGTCCATCCCAAAACAG GCCGCATTTCCGTTCCCATAGACGTCAGTGAGTTAGATAAATTTGATCCCTTTTCCGTGCCCACAATCAG tCTGATCTGTGAGGAGTTGGATCGACCCAGGCCAAGTGAAGAAAAAGAGACATCAGAGGATGCCAAGGAGAAGGAAGACGAGAAGGATGCAGCAGAGAAGCGCAAGATCAGAG ATTACAAAAGAACCAGCCTGGCAAAGTACATAAATTGCTTTGACCAGTTTCTAGATGGAATGGCCCGTTCATGGAAAGGAGAGCTTCTCAGAAAGAGTG atCTTCAGAAAGAATTCTGA
- the LOC115783291 gene encoding CAP-Gly domain-containing linker protein 1-like produces the protein MSQHSRESNNADIFDCGDQSEVPLEWGDLPEITLDPEADTHYWGFRQDVPVETDADSLDRDDQPKSPRSGSDRPMQEQKLHVESSKLRVAERKIQELQSKLQDMENKQGNLQVKLNEAMEINRDMVKERKQQDAVCRELQSKLEGLQEKFNEAVTKNTHMLIQQERQDAKCKMLESKLQEVEQRNESFQEMLDQALGKKATILKEKKELKMKHTEVKLKLENSEKRHRVVQAKLEDVQKQNAQVLKENQQLGKSQRKLQDVLQESKKRNGELVEKCRTLEQCKDDLEKKCTVMQSRMEAVERKNAELEELYKNALYKITELHKEKQEQQKLHKDVQCRLQQVQSQCEDLQKAQKIQQQNYNHLEERHAEKHDRVKELEIKCAKLEAENAEILSDLHTIILQHKDLHERCLKKKKKRFKFLRRTSAASAQTQLASSATTCDPSPGP, from the coding sequence ATGTCTCAGCACTCAAGAGAGAGCAACAACGCTGACATCTTTGACTGTGGTGATCAGTCAGAAGTCCCCCTTGAATGGGGTGATCTGCCAGAGATCACCCTGGATCCTGAAGCTGACACCCATTACTGGGGTTTTCGGCAAGATGTGCCAGTTGAAACTGACGCCGACTCCCTTGACAGGGATGATCAGCCGAAATCCCCCAGAAGTGGATCTGATCGCCCAATGCAGGAGCAGAAACTTCATGTGGAGAGCAGCAAACTCCGAGTGGCGGAGAGAAAAATCCAAGAGCTGCAATCCAAGCTCCAAGACATGGAGAACAAACAGGGAAACTTGCAAGTAAAGTTGAATGAAGCCATGGAAATAAATAGAGACATGGTGaaagagaggaaacagcaggatgCAGTATGCAGAGAGCTGCAATCCAAGCTTGAAGGCTTGCAAGAGAAGTTTAATGAAGCTGTGACAAAAAACACGCACATGCTTATACAGCAGGAACGACAGgatgcaaaatgcaaaatgttggAATCCAAGCTGCAAGAAGTGGAGCAAAGAAACGAAAGCTTTCAGGAAATGCTGGATCAAGCATtgggaaaaaaagcaacaatcctgaaagaaaagaaagaattaaaaatgaagCACACGGAGGTCAAATTGAAACTGGAAAACTCTGAAAAGAGGCACAGGGTGGTGCAGGCAAAATTAGAGGACGTGCAGAAACAAAACGCACAAGTGCTGAAGGAGAACCAACAACTGGGTAAATCACAGAGAAAGCTGCAAGATGTTCTCCAGGAATCTAAAAAGAGGAACGGAGAACTCGTGGAGAAATGCAGAACACTAGAGCAGTGCAAGGATGATCTGGAGAAAAAGTGCACAGTGATGCAGAGCAGGATGGAAGCTGTGGAGAGAAAAAATGCTGAACTGGAAGAGCTGTATAAAAATGCTCTCTACAAAATAACGGAACTGCACAAGGAGAAGCAAGAACAACAGAAACTGCACAAAGATGTCCAGTGCAGGCTTCAACAAGTGCAGAGTCAATGTGAGGACCTGCAGAAAGCtcaaaaaatacagcagcagaacTACAACCATCTGGAAGAAaggcatgcagaaaagcatgacAGAGTTAAAGAACTCGAGATAAAGTGCGCAAAGCTTGAAGCTGAGAATGCAGAAATTCTCAGTGATCTGCACACCATCATCCTGCAGCACAAAGATCTGCACGAGCGCtgccttaaaaagaaaaagaagcgcTTCAAGTTTCTCCGGAGGACCTCTGCTGCTTCAGCTCAAACGCAGCTCGCCTCGTCTGCCACCACCTGTGATCCATCTCCTGGACCTTGA